Proteins encoded in a region of the Scyliorhinus canicula chromosome 2, sScyCan1.1, whole genome shotgun sequence genome:
- the eif2b2 gene encoding translation initiation factor eIF-2B subunit beta translates to MPDVGERAALLLGQLSRGQLRGSGEVAAATAGFLRQLVAHSRWSSAGELLDLIRTEGRRLMSAQPSETSVGNIIRRVMKIIREEYGRLRGCSEEMDQDSLHKLLTSGSQSEDFSVSFPPLRTNIIEAINELLMELEGTMDNIAMQALEHIHSNEVIMTLGRSPTVEAFLKDAARKRNFHVIVAECAPYCQGHEMSVALSAAGIETTVITDAAIFAVMSRVNKVIIGTKTILANGGLRAVNGAHTLALAARHHSTPVIVCAAMFKLCPQFPNEENTFHKFVSPQEVLPFTEGEILCKVSAHCPVFDYVPPELITLFISNIGGNAPSYIYRLMSELYNPDDHHI, encoded by the exons ATGCCGGATGTGGGGGAGCGCGCTGCGCTGCTGCTCGGGCAGCTTTCCCGGGGGCAGCTCCGCGGCTCCGGGGAGGTGGCGGCCGCCACCGCCGGGTTCCTGCGGCAGCTGGTGGCGCACAGCCGCTGGAGCAGCGCAG GGGAGCTGCTGGATTTGATCCGGACAGAAGGCCGGAGACTGATGAGCGCCCAGCCCTCCGAGACCAGTGTGGGGAACATCATCCGGCGAGTGATGAAGATCATTCGAGAGGAATATGGCCG GCTTCGAGGCTGCAGTGAGGAGATGGACCAGGATTCACTGCACAAACTGCTGACTTCGGGCAGTCAGAGCGAAGATTTCAGTGTGAGTTTTCCACCTCTCAGAACCAACATCATTGAAGCAATTAACGAACTTCTGATGGAGCTCG AGGGAACGATGGATAACATTGCAATGCAGGCCCTGGAACACATCCACTCTAACGAGGTGATTATGACGCTCGGCCGCTCACCAACTGTTGAGGCTTTTCTCAAAGATGCAGCTCGAAAACGCAACTTCCACGTGATCGTCGCTGAGTGTGCGCCCTACTGCCAG GGACACGAGATGTCTGTCGCTTTGTCTGCAGCCGGGATTGAAACAACTGTAATTACTGATGCTGCCATCTTCGCCGTCATGTCCCGTGTTAATAAG GTGATCATTGGCACGAAGACCATCTTGGCTAATGGGGGACTGCGAGCAGTGAATGGAGCTCATACACTGGCCCTCGCAGCAAGGCACCACTCCACACCCGTTATAGTCTGTGCTGCCATGTTTAAACTGTGTCCACAG tttCCCAATGAGGAGAACACATTTCACAAGTTTGTTTCACCGCAGGAGGTGCTCCCGTTCACAGAAG GTGAGATTCTCTGCAAAGTGAGCGCTCACTGCCCTGTCTTCGATTATGTTCCTCCTGAGCTCATTACCTTGTTCATCTCTAACATCGGGGGAAACGCTCCCTCCTACATCTATCGGCTGATGAGCGAACTCTACAATCCCGATGATCATCACATCTGA
- the zdhhc22 gene encoding palmitoyltransferase ZDHHC22 — translation MLKLRILNMIAPSYFLGVSFTTMILQSFVFIPTIFADDFTRPWSFSGSHFTFFLYISANVLGNYFLILWYPSESAHNSPAFPDGNQPLQPGSHFCKLCSKVILRRDHHCFFTANCIGNRNMRYFLMFGWYTSIVCLYSLVVGVAYLSVEYHLSFENPLTFLTLLPLSFFHFFFSMIPSFQLFLVLMLYIWLGIGLTCAGFCCQQILLVARGRTWYHLKKGMPPVRCTPWGVNLQDVFGERWLLGFFFPIPTVHVDPKDK, via the coding sequence ATGTTGAAGCTCAGGATCTTGAACATGATcgctccttcctactttcttggAGTCTCCTTCACCACCATGATCCTTCAGAGTTTTGTTTTCATTCCCACTATCTTCGCTGATGACTTCACACGACCATGGTCGTTCTCTGGCAGTCACTTCACTTTCTTTCTCTATATCTCAGCTAACGTTTTGGGAAACTACTTCTTGATCCTGTGGTACCCATCAGAGAGCGCACACAACAGCCCTGCTTTCCCTGATGGCAATCAACCCCTACAACCAGGCAGCCATTTCTGCAAGTTATGCAGCAAAGTTATTCTGAGGCGAGACCACCATTGCTTCTTCACAGCAAACTGTATCGGGAACAGAAACATGCGTTACTTCCTCATGTTTGGGTGGTACACCTCGATTGTCTGTCTCTATTCCTTAGTGGTAGGTGTAGCGTACCTGAGTGTAGAATATCATCTCTCCTTTGAAAATCCCCTCACCTTCCTCACCCTCCTACCCCTCTCCTTCTTCCATTTCTTCTTCAGTATGATCCCATCATTTCAGTTGTTCCTCGTCCTGATGCTCTACATCTGGTTAGGGATTGGATTGACCTGCGCTGGCTTCTGCTGCCAACAGATTCTCTTGGTAGCTCGAGGGCGTACCTGGTACCATCTGAAGAAAGGGATGCCTCCAGTTCGCTGCACGCCATGGGGGGTCAACCTTCAGGATGTGTTCGGGGAACGTTGGCTGCTGGGATTCTTCTTCCCGATTCCAACAGTACATGTGGATCCAAAGGACAAATAG